A single region of the Amia ocellicauda isolate fAmiCal2 chromosome 8, fAmiCal2.hap1, whole genome shotgun sequence genome encodes:
- the LOC136754729 gene encoding epigen isoform X1, producing MTARRERHLLQNAVFTVIVAAVCSFSTTVTERSSKTIDQLPEMSLTNETGDGSTQLPHMLELLSPCTGDNQSYCMNGHCSYRTDVNKPTCRCFKNYTGERCQHLLLDSHSEENSEKLIAIGIGVFLLFCAITVTLYCCIKKRCKKEKSPYQICIQENTV from the exons CAGTCTTCACTGTGATAGTGGCTGCTGTTTGTTCATTTTCAACCACAGTGACTGAGAGGTCTTCCAAAACCATAGATCAACTTCCAGAAATGTCATTGACAAATGAAACAGGAG ACGGAAGCACACAGCTGCCTCATATGTTAGAGCTCCTCAGCCCTTGCACTGGGGATAACCAGAGTTACTGCATGAATGGGCACTGCAGCTACAGAACAGATGTCAATAAACCTACCTGCAG GTGTTTCAAAAACTATACCGGCGAAAGATGCCAGCATCTCCTCCTTGATTCTCATAGCGAAGAAAACTCTGAAAAACTGATTGCCATTGGAATTGGTGTATTTCTGCTCTTCTGTGCTATTACAGTTACTCTCTACTGCTGCATCAAGAAAAG ATGTAAGAAAGAGAAGTCTCCATATCAGATATGTattcaggaaaacacagtctgA
- the LOC136754729 gene encoding epigen isoform X2 — protein sequence MTARRERHLLQNVFTVIVAAVCSFSTTVTERSSKTIDQLPEMSLTNETGDGSTQLPHMLELLSPCTGDNQSYCMNGHCSYRTDVNKPTCRCFKNYTGERCQHLLLDSHSEENSEKLIAIGIGVFLLFCAITVTLYCCIKKRCKKEKSPYQICIQENTV from the exons TCTTCACTGTGATAGTGGCTGCTGTTTGTTCATTTTCAACCACAGTGACTGAGAGGTCTTCCAAAACCATAGATCAACTTCCAGAAATGTCATTGACAAATGAAACAGGAG ACGGAAGCACACAGCTGCCTCATATGTTAGAGCTCCTCAGCCCTTGCACTGGGGATAACCAGAGTTACTGCATGAATGGGCACTGCAGCTACAGAACAGATGTCAATAAACCTACCTGCAG GTGTTTCAAAAACTATACCGGCGAAAGATGCCAGCATCTCCTCCTTGATTCTCATAGCGAAGAAAACTCTGAAAAACTGATTGCCATTGGAATTGGTGTATTTCTGCTCTTCTGTGCTATTACAGTTACTCTCTACTGCTGCATCAAGAAAAG ATGTAAGAAAGAGAAGTCTCCATATCAGATATGTattcaggaaaacacagtctgA